The Streptomyces sp. Je 1-332 genome has a window encoding:
- a CDS encoding MFS transporter, whose translation MQETAPQGAPWAPTPRADTGPDPRRWWILAVLSLALFVIILNNGLLNVALPQLMRDLGTGVRGTQWIVDGYALVFAASLLTAGTLSDRYGRKRATLLGAALFGAASLVAITASGAGQLIAARAVMGLAAAFVMPGTLSILVDVFPKEERAWAIGVWGSTSALGVAAGPIVGGALVSHYWWGSVFLVNLLPVVVVLVAGALLLPESSDPTPRRSDPVGALLGATAMASLVYGAIHAAGDGWTSAPVLAALACAAGAAAVFVRWERRHPSPVVDFALLRKPAFLGAGAGNMLLFMGLAGTLFVLTQRLQFAMGYGPLKAGLAVAPLALAVGAGSALSPGLARRAGARGAVSAGLLVCSAGVLALAELPGGYLSVLTGLVLAGTGVGLALAPVTDTVMGLVPARRSGNAAALNDTLQELGNALGVAVVGTVLARGLGGAGHASAHDPAVRGALDGASGSAFRVAACVVAVGAVLAAFLLPGPHGDGTGGIRAAEPPEDRSDDRPDDRAAPARGGA comes from the coding sequence ATGCAGGAGACCGCACCACAGGGCGCACCATGGGCGCCGACACCCCGGGCCGACACCGGGCCCGACCCACGGCGCTGGTGGATCCTGGCCGTCCTCTCCCTCGCACTCTTCGTGATCATCCTCAACAACGGGCTCCTGAACGTCGCGCTCCCCCAGCTGATGCGGGACCTCGGCACCGGAGTCCGCGGAACGCAGTGGATCGTCGACGGCTACGCCCTCGTCTTCGCCGCGAGCCTGCTCACCGCGGGCACGCTCTCCGACCGCTACGGCCGCAAGCGGGCGACGCTGCTCGGGGCGGCCCTCTTCGGTGCCGCCTCCTTGGTGGCGATCACCGCGTCCGGCGCCGGCCAACTCATCGCCGCGCGGGCCGTGATGGGCCTGGCCGCCGCGTTCGTGATGCCCGGCACGCTGTCGATCCTGGTGGACGTGTTCCCCAAGGAGGAGCGGGCCTGGGCCATCGGCGTGTGGGGAAGCACGTCCGCCCTGGGGGTGGCCGCGGGCCCGATCGTCGGTGGCGCGCTGGTCAGCCACTACTGGTGGGGGTCGGTCTTCCTGGTGAACCTGCTGCCGGTCGTGGTGGTGCTGGTCGCCGGCGCGCTGTTGCTGCCCGAATCGTCCGATCCCACACCGCGCCGGTCCGACCCGGTGGGCGCGCTGCTCGGCGCCACCGCGATGGCCTCACTCGTGTACGGGGCGATCCACGCGGCGGGCGACGGCTGGACATCGGCGCCGGTCCTGGCGGCCCTGGCCTGCGCGGCGGGCGCCGCGGCGGTGTTCGTGCGGTGGGAGCGGCGTCATCCGAGCCCGGTGGTGGACTTCGCGCTGCTGCGCAAGCCCGCGTTCCTCGGGGCCGGCGCGGGGAACATGCTGCTCTTCATGGGCCTCGCCGGAACCCTCTTCGTACTGACGCAGCGGCTCCAGTTCGCCATGGGATACGGCCCGTTGAAGGCAGGCCTCGCGGTGGCGCCCCTGGCCCTGGCCGTCGGCGCGGGGTCGGCCCTGTCCCCCGGGCTCGCCCGGCGGGCCGGAGCGCGCGGTGCCGTGAGCGCCGGGCTCCTGGTGTGCTCGGCGGGAGTGCTCGCCCTGGCCGAGCTGCCCGGCGGCTACCTCTCCGTGCTCACCGGCCTCGTCCTGGCCGGGACAGGCGTCGGTCTGGCCCTGGCCCCGGTGACCGACACCGTGATGGGCCTGGTGCCCGCGCGCCGCTCGGGCAACGCCGCCGCCCTCAACGACACGCTCCAGGAACTGGGCAACGCGCTCGGTGTCGCCGTCGTCGGCACCGTCCTGGCCCGCGGCCTCGGCGGCGCCGGGCACGCGTCGGCGCACGATCCCGCGGTGCGCGGCGCGCTCGACGGGGCGTCCGGTTCCGCGTTCCGCGTCGCGGCCTGCGTGGTCGCGGTGGGTGCGGTGCTCGCGGCGTTTCTGCTGCCCGGCCCGCACGGGGACGGCACGGGCGGCATCCGGGCCGCCGAGCCGCCCGAGGACCGGTCCGACGACCGTCCCGACGACCGGGCCGCCCCGGCCCGCGGAGGTGCCTGA
- a CDS encoding acyl-CoA dehydrogenase family protein: protein MTTTTAPARTDVVALATELAGTFAERAAGHDRDGSFPRENIADLVASGYMSMTVPPEHGGGGASLEELCRAQQTLAAACANTAFAVNMHVHGIAMIAGIGGEAATRAYRSIVDDGAVIAGGFSEPGVGGNWWHPTTKAEPVPGGYLLNGRKGFFTGFPAADLLFLSAALTDDRGLPQPVGFLVPKPEQGVRVTGEWDAAGMRATGSHSLALEDFFVPADRMVGEPGALPLMFMQGVHWAWCSFASVFLGIARGALDLVVREQRGRTLHVLDRTVAHLPGVQFRVAEMRTRYAAAEAHLYQAVRADHDAAVAADPLGHYIEMSVMKNSVCRLAHEVVTLAMQVQGGSALLSGHPLQRMYRDVVAGLLVPPNSDVTAEWSGKHALGVPVFAEPRWEG from the coding sequence ATGACCACCACCACAGCCCCGGCGCGCACGGATGTGGTCGCCCTCGCCACCGAACTGGCCGGCACGTTCGCGGAGCGCGCGGCCGGCCACGACCGCGACGGCTCCTTCCCCCGGGAGAACATCGCCGACCTGGTCGCCTCCGGTTATATGTCGATGACCGTCCCGCCCGAGCACGGAGGCGGCGGCGCGAGCCTCGAAGAGCTGTGCCGGGCCCAGCAGACGCTCGCCGCGGCCTGTGCCAACACCGCCTTCGCGGTCAACATGCACGTCCACGGCATCGCGATGATCGCGGGCATCGGCGGCGAGGCCGCCACCCGCGCCTACCGGTCGATCGTCGACGACGGCGCCGTCATCGCGGGCGGCTTCAGCGAGCCCGGAGTCGGCGGCAACTGGTGGCACCCCACGACCAAGGCCGAGCCGGTGCCCGGCGGTTATCTGCTCAACGGCCGCAAGGGCTTCTTCACCGGCTTCCCCGCGGCCGACCTCCTCTTTCTCTCCGCCGCGCTGACCGACGACCGCGGACTGCCGCAGCCGGTGGGCTTCCTGGTCCCCAAGCCGGAGCAGGGCGTGCGGGTCACCGGTGAGTGGGACGCCGCCGGTATGCGGGCCACCGGCAGCCACTCCCTGGCACTCGAGGACTTCTTCGTCCCCGCGGACCGCATGGTCGGCGAACCCGGAGCGCTGCCCCTGATGTTCATGCAGGGCGTCCACTGGGCGTGGTGCAGCTTCGCCTCCGTATTCCTCGGGATCGCGCGCGGCGCCCTCGACCTCGTCGTACGCGAGCAGCGCGGCCGGACCCTGCACGTCCTGGACCGGACCGTGGCGCATCTGCCGGGAGTCCAGTTCCGGGTCGCGGAGATGCGGACCCGTTACGCGGCCGCCGAGGCCCACCTCTACCAGGCGGTGCGCGCCGATCACGACGCCGCCGTGGCCGCCGATCCGCTGGGCCACTACATCGAGATGAGCGTCATGAAGAACAGCGTGTGCCGCCTCGCCCACGAGGTCGTCACGCTCGCGATGCAGGTACAGGGCGGCTCCGCGCTGCTATCCGGCCACCCGTTGCAGCGGATGTACCGCGACGTCGTCGCCGGGCTGCTCGTGCCGCCGAACTCCGACGTCACCGCCGAGTGGTCGGGCAAGCACGCGCTCGGAGTGCCCGTGTTCGCCGAGCCCCGATGGGAGGGATGA
- a CDS encoding type III polyketide synthase: MSAGRLLALRTAVPPTLVPQRSAFDERYREMFESVPQAEEIFRGSGVTSRHMAWDPRTAYRDGYPPIKARMEAWQEHFLAMGRQTVGGVLDAAGPTARERIGSFVVASCTGYAGPTPEILLAKEFGLRQDLRRTFIGHMGCYAAFNVLKTALDALAARPGELVLAGCGEVCSVHQRPEFTAEQAVVNALFGDAGAMMLLGGDDECDADGPGPVFLGTHTETHPDTLEAMSWHIEDSAFRMTLSPYVPFYLAENIEPFVKRLLAPYGLGTGDVQHWGVHPGGPKIIDFVGEKLALTPGQLGPSRGVLAENGNCSSATILLILERILRESRPEPGEHAVLMAFGPGLTMESALVRF; the protein is encoded by the coding sequence ATGAGCGCGGGCCGGCTGCTCGCGCTGCGCACCGCGGTCCCGCCGACTCTCGTACCGCAGCGGAGCGCCTTCGACGAGCGGTACCGGGAGATGTTCGAGAGCGTCCCGCAGGCCGAGGAGATCTTCCGCGGCTCGGGCGTGACGAGCAGGCACATGGCCTGGGACCCGCGCACCGCCTACCGCGACGGCTACCCGCCCATCAAGGCCCGGATGGAGGCCTGGCAGGAGCACTTCCTCGCCATGGGCCGGCAGACCGTCGGCGGTGTGCTCGACGCGGCCGGTCCCACGGCCCGCGAGCGGATCGGCAGCTTCGTCGTGGCCAGCTGCACCGGATACGCGGGGCCGACCCCCGAGATCCTCCTGGCCAAGGAGTTCGGCCTGCGGCAGGACCTGCGCCGCACCTTCATCGGGCACATGGGCTGCTATGCGGCGTTCAACGTGCTCAAGACCGCCCTCGACGCGCTCGCCGCGCGCCCCGGAGAGCTGGTTCTCGCCGGCTGCGGCGAGGTGTGCTCGGTGCACCAACGGCCCGAGTTCACCGCCGAACAGGCCGTGGTCAACGCCCTGTTCGGGGACGCGGGAGCGATGATGCTCCTCGGCGGCGACGATGAATGCGACGCCGACGGGCCGGGGCCGGTGTTCCTCGGCACCCACACCGAGACCCACCCCGACACCCTCGAAGCGATGAGCTGGCACATCGAGGACTCGGCGTTCCGCATGACGCTCTCGCCGTACGTCCCCTTCTACCTCGCCGAGAACATCGAACCGTTCGTGAAGCGGCTCCTGGCTCCGTACGGCCTCGGCACCGGCGACGTACAGCACTGGGGCGTCCACCCCGGCGGCCCGAAGATCATCGACTTCGTGGGGGAGAAGCTCGCACTGACCCCCGGTCAGCTCGGACCCTCGCGCGGCGTGCTCGCCGAGAACGGCAACTGCTCGTCCGCCACCATCCTGCTCATTCTCGAACGCATCCTGCGCGAAAGCCGCCCGGAGCCCGGCGAGCACGCCGTACTCATGGCGTTCGGACCCGGCCTGACCATGGAGTCGGCGCTCGTCCGCTTCTGA
- a CDS encoding acyl-CoA dehydrogenase family protein: MTAVDSTPVTRDTQWQELRATAQELAEKFSARSEQSYDKGEFVADNIRDLIESGITAVNVPEDMGGFEATLEENTLLLRIIAGGCGSTAFTLAIHAVLTGSMRSDLSAAVRTRMFAAVRDGAFIVGPFTDEGSGGNWVRPSTVARREGDGFVLDGLKHFATGFDAATHLVITAGLDDAHLEPPFNLAAFFVEKPEQGVEVAAPWSGFALPMTGSHSISLTSLRVSADDSVFPDGLTPLFVMARQQWGHYCFAAVFLGLAHRAYELAVERTRGRSTTAVADLAKLPGIQFAVARMRSSLATMDALLTEYATRHVDAGDDLPAFVADTCVPKYFITNEAEHVVATAFEVIGGSGIREGSRIGQIWRDVKAGPLLPFTNDLAREYIGKAALGISPVETPRWV, encoded by the coding sequence ATGACCGCCGTCGACAGCACGCCCGTGACACGGGACACCCAGTGGCAGGAACTACGCGCCACCGCACAGGAGCTGGCCGAGAAGTTCTCCGCGCGCTCCGAACAGAGCTACGACAAGGGGGAGTTCGTCGCCGACAACATCCGGGACCTGATCGAGTCGGGGATCACCGCCGTCAACGTACCCGAGGACATGGGCGGGTTCGAGGCGACCCTGGAGGAGAACACCCTGCTCCTGCGGATCATCGCGGGCGGCTGTGGCTCCACCGCGTTCACCCTCGCCATCCACGCCGTACTGACCGGCTCCATGCGCAGTGACCTGAGCGCCGCCGTGCGGACGCGGATGTTCGCCGCGGTGCGTGACGGGGCCTTCATCGTCGGGCCGTTCACCGACGAGGGCTCGGGCGGCAACTGGGTGCGGCCCTCCACCGTCGCGCGCCGCGAGGGTGACGGCTTCGTCCTCGACGGTCTCAAGCACTTCGCCACCGGCTTCGACGCCGCGACCCACCTGGTCATCACGGCAGGCCTGGACGACGCGCACCTGGAGCCGCCGTTCAACCTCGCCGCCTTCTTCGTGGAGAAGCCTGAGCAGGGCGTCGAAGTGGCCGCTCCCTGGAGCGGGTTCGCGCTCCCCATGACCGGATCGCACTCTATCTCCCTCACCTCGCTGCGGGTGAGCGCGGACGACTCGGTCTTCCCCGACGGGCTCACCCCCCTCTTCGTGATGGCCCGTCAGCAATGGGGCCACTACTGCTTTGCCGCGGTCTTCCTGGGCCTCGCGCACCGCGCGTACGAGCTGGCGGTGGAACGTACCCGGGGCCGCTCCACCACGGCGGTCGCCGATCTGGCGAAGCTGCCCGGCATCCAGTTCGCCGTCGCCCGCATGCGCTCGTCCCTGGCCACCATGGACGCCCTGCTCACGGAGTACGCGACCCGGCACGTCGACGCGGGAGACGATCTGCCCGCCTTCGTCGCGGACACCTGCGTCCCCAAGTACTTCATCACCAACGAGGCCGAGCACGTCGTCGCGACCGCCTTCGAGGTGATCGGGGGCTCCGGCATCCGGGAAGGCTCCCGGATCGGCCAGATCTGGCGCGACGTGAAGGCCGGACCCCTGCTGCCGTTCACCAACGACCTCGCCCGCGAGTACATCGGCAAGGCCGCGCTCGGCATCAGCCCCGTCGAGACCCCGAGGTGGGTGTGA
- a CDS encoding type III PLP-dependent enzyme, with protein sequence MTADDSRMPDDFTEHLVERYGSPLYAYDLDRVRRAHQDLSSALPEYSRIYYSLKANPHPALVAELRACGARAEVTSRGELASALQAGCPAGELLYSGPGKTPGELAEAVRHGIRHFSVESFGDLARIGAAADEQGARAECVLRINAAGAPGGAGLRMTGSASQFGFDLDGLFAEPERLDVPGTRVVGLHFFPLTNARDEEGLRAEIVQSIRTAAELRDKLGIPLELVDLGGGFAAPYAVPGERPTYPGLRAAVTEALDESLPGWRDGAPVIAFESGRYLVGDSGRLMCTVTDVKDSRGTRYAVLDSGINHLGGLSGLGRLLPMSARPLRTAPGDEPRRTTLAGPLCTPADLLGRNVELAGVRPGAVLEFPNVGAYGLSASLLGFLGHPAPVEVVVRGERVLSASRLSLRRQETDGAPGAGNAKDTDQAKEST encoded by the coding sequence TTGACGGCCGATGATTCCCGTATGCCGGACGACTTCACCGAGCACCTGGTGGAGCGCTACGGCAGCCCGCTCTACGCATACGACCTGGACCGGGTGCGCCGCGCCCACCAGGACCTGAGCTCGGCGCTGCCCGAGTACTCGCGGATCTACTACTCCCTCAAGGCGAATCCGCACCCCGCCCTCGTCGCCGAGCTGCGCGCCTGCGGCGCACGCGCCGAGGTGACCTCGCGCGGAGAGCTGGCATCGGCGCTCCAGGCGGGCTGCCCGGCGGGTGAACTCCTCTACTCCGGTCCGGGCAAGACGCCGGGTGAGCTGGCGGAGGCGGTGCGCCACGGCATACGGCACTTCTCCGTCGAGTCGTTCGGGGACCTCGCCAGGATCGGGGCGGCCGCCGACGAGCAGGGGGCGCGCGCCGAGTGTGTCCTGCGGATCAACGCGGCCGGCGCGCCCGGTGGCGCCGGACTGCGCATGACCGGCAGCGCCTCACAGTTCGGGTTCGACCTGGACGGTTTGTTCGCCGAGCCCGAGCGGCTCGACGTACCCGGCACGCGCGTGGTGGGGCTGCACTTCTTCCCGCTCACGAACGCCAGGGACGAGGAGGGGCTGCGCGCCGAGATCGTACAGAGCATACGGACGGCGGCCGAGCTGCGGGACAAGCTCGGCATCCCGCTCGAACTCGTCGACCTGGGAGGGGGGTTCGCCGCGCCGTACGCCGTGCCCGGCGAGCGCCCGACCTATCCGGGGCTGCGCGCCGCCGTGACGGAGGCGCTCGACGAGTCGCTGCCCGGCTGGCGCGACGGCGCACCGGTGATCGCCTTCGAGTCCGGCCGCTATCTGGTCGGCGACAGCGGGCGTCTGATGTGCACCGTCACCGACGTCAAGGACAGCCGGGGCACCCGGTACGCCGTGCTCGACTCCGGGATCAACCACCTGGGCGGCCTCTCGGGCCTCGGACGGCTGCTGCCCATGAGCGCGCGGCCGCTGCGCACCGCGCCCGGCGATGAGCCTCGACGGACCACGCTGGCAGGCCCGTTGTGCACTCCGGCGGACCTGCTCGGCCGCAATGTGGAACTGGCCGGGGTGCGCCCCGGCGCCGTACTGGAATTCCCGAACGTCGGTGCGTACGGCCTCTCGGCCAGCCTGCTCGGATTCCTCGGCCACCCGGCACCCGTCGAGGTCGTGGTGCGCGGGGAGCGGGTGCTCTCGGCCTCACGGCTGAGCCTGCGCCGTCAGGAGACCGACGGCGCGCCCGGTGCGGGGAACGCGAAGGACACCGACCAAGCGAAGGAGTCGACATGA
- a CDS encoding phosphopantetheine-binding protein yields MSVPWDATYEELLGQALPRIAEQGSLTPDVGLKAVGLDSLAMVEVLIQLEGAYGISIPDDDLAPGVFDTPASLWELVVAVRERQTAVG; encoded by the coding sequence ATGAGCGTCCCGTGGGATGCGACATACGAGGAACTTCTCGGCCAGGCGCTGCCGCGGATCGCGGAACAGGGCAGCCTCACGCCCGACGTCGGCCTCAAGGCCGTCGGTCTGGACTCTCTGGCCATGGTGGAGGTGCTGATCCAGCTCGAGGGCGCCTACGGGATCAGCATCCCCGACGACGATCTGGCGCCCGGCGTCTTCGACACCCCCGCCTCGCTGTGGGAGCTGGTCGTCGCCGTGCGCGAGCGGCAGACCGCGGTGGGGTGA
- a CDS encoding ketoacyl-ACP synthase III family protein, translated as MRWKGVHVAGTGVWLPEPVPAQSAVRSGRYDPEQCASDDLLSVVVADDGVNPPDMAVQAATTALKRSGLDAQDVELLVHTSIWFQGVEMWPAASYVAGQALGRHVPAFGLQQECNAGLGALEVAARHVQSGPPTAAAMVTTADRFGEPLIKRWSSEPGFVYGDGASALLLSRRAGFATLLATASGADNSLEAVVRGPGFRPLPSGEPLDLAGRVEHFIATTNGGFRVATERVTRVVREVVATVLAEAGTDLDGIARVVVPAGGRSRMDWQMQVLGIPLAKSSWDFARTVGHLGAGDQFAGLDHLVAEGHVTAGDKVLIVGSGSGFSCTCAVLEITEQPAWAARPATGSRTASASAAGSGEAS; from the coding sequence ATGCGCTGGAAAGGCGTTCATGTGGCGGGCACGGGAGTCTGGCTGCCGGAGCCGGTTCCCGCACAGTCCGCCGTGCGGAGCGGTCGGTACGACCCCGAGCAGTGCGCGTCCGACGACCTGCTCTCGGTCGTCGTGGCGGACGACGGGGTCAACCCGCCCGACATGGCGGTGCAGGCGGCCACCACGGCGCTCAAGCGCTCGGGTCTCGACGCACAGGACGTGGAGCTCCTGGTGCACACCAGCATCTGGTTCCAGGGCGTGGAGATGTGGCCCGCCGCTTCGTACGTCGCCGGCCAGGCCCTCGGACGGCACGTTCCCGCGTTCGGTCTCCAGCAGGAGTGCAACGCGGGCCTGGGCGCCCTGGAGGTGGCCGCACGACACGTGCAGTCGGGACCGCCGACCGCCGCGGCGATGGTCACGACGGCGGACCGCTTCGGTGAGCCGCTGATCAAGAGGTGGAGCAGCGAGCCAGGGTTCGTCTACGGAGACGGGGCGAGTGCGCTGCTGCTCTCGCGCAGGGCCGGCTTCGCCACACTCCTCGCCACCGCGTCCGGCGCGGACAACTCCCTGGAGGCGGTGGTCAGGGGGCCCGGTTTCCGGCCGCTGCCGAGCGGGGAACCACTCGATCTGGCGGGCCGCGTCGAGCACTTCATCGCGACGACGAACGGCGGGTTCCGGGTCGCCACGGAGCGGGTGACGCGCGTCGTGCGGGAGGTCGTCGCCACCGTGCTCGCCGAAGCCGGCACGGACCTGGACGGCATCGCGCGGGTCGTGGTGCCGGCCGGCGGTCGCAGCCGGATGGACTGGCAGATGCAGGTGCTCGGTATACCGCTCGCCAAGTCGAGCTGGGACTTCGCCCGCACAGTGGGTCACTTGGGGGCGGGCGACCAGTTCGCCGGGCTCGACCATCTGGTCGCCGAGGGCCATGTGACGGCCGGGGACAAGGTCCTGATCGTCGGCAGCGGCTCCGGATTCAGCTGCACCTGCGCCGTTTTGGAGATCACCGAACAGCCCGCATGGGCCGCCAGGCCCGCGACCGGGTCCCGTACCGCTTCCGCTTCCGCTGCCGGCTCCGGGGAGGCGTCATGA
- a CDS encoding YrdB family protein, which yields MTTIALAYNPAMLLFRFLFEVFALVCFGLWAWRRTPSPWRWLTVVALPFFVGWAWDTFAVSGDESRSGETGYETPGPLRLLLELAVFFGAVAALYQLEIRRVARWFLITLVVYHILAYDRVWWLLTK from the coding sequence TTGACCACCATCGCTCTGGCCTACAACCCGGCCATGCTCCTGTTCCGCTTCCTGTTCGAGGTGTTCGCCCTCGTGTGCTTCGGCCTGTGGGCGTGGCGCAGGACGCCGTCCCCCTGGCGCTGGCTCACCGTCGTCGCGTTGCCCTTCTTCGTCGGCTGGGCCTGGGACACCTTCGCCGTCTCGGGCGACGAGTCACGCTCCGGCGAGACCGGCTACGAGACACCCGGCCCCCTGCGGCTGCTCCTCGAACTCGCCGTGTTCTTCGGGGCGGTCGCGGCCCTCTACCAGCTGGAGATCCGCCGGGTCGCCCGCTGGTTCCTCATCACCCTCGTCGTCTACCACATCCTCGCCTACGACCGGGTCTGGTGGCTCCTGACGAAGTAG
- a CDS encoding AMP-binding protein, giving the protein MKDTFVSTRVENAAEVFLGRAAAATPRAPAVRDRTGVWTYAELDAAARGFAQRLAELGIRPGDRVLARTGSTRAFLAMLYGTWRHGAVFVPISPAMRSFHLTAVLADSEPALIVTTAAEREGAEGRPWPAGARVVVADEVDLAPSGPLDTRPAPPVPADRLALLIYTSGSTAAPKAVACPHAPVAFAARAIAARLGYESGDVVLTAVPLSFDYGLYQALLSALAGAELLLSDADEHARLLGYAREHGATIVPLVPSLGEILVKLTARDQRPTKIRMFTNTGAALNAPLIATLRERFPGARIVPMFGTTECKRITILEPDGDVAKPGSVGPALPGTEVLVLDDDGTPLPPHETGEIAARGPHVMAGYWRAPEQTAQRFRVADDGTLTLHTGDYGWLDADGHLYFQGRRDDLFKRRGLRMSAIEIEAAALDVDGVDAAALLVPEDDRDMVLFVVGELTVEQVIERLTQRLEQAKVPELVHVLRELPLTNNGKTDRKQLKGYLREGSLDGR; this is encoded by the coding sequence ATGAAGGACACGTTCGTGAGCACCCGGGTGGAGAACGCGGCGGAGGTCTTCCTCGGCCGCGCCGCGGCCGCCACACCCCGCGCCCCCGCCGTCCGTGACCGCACGGGCGTGTGGACCTACGCCGAACTCGACGCCGCCGCCCGCGGGTTCGCGCAGCGCCTCGCCGAGCTGGGCATCCGCCCCGGCGACCGGGTGCTCGCCCGCACCGGCAGCACACGCGCGTTCCTCGCGATGCTGTACGGGACGTGGCGCCACGGCGCCGTGTTCGTGCCCATCAGCCCCGCGATGCGCAGCTTCCACCTCACCGCGGTCCTCGCGGACTCCGAGCCCGCGCTCATCGTGACGACCGCCGCCGAACGCGAGGGCGCGGAAGGCCGGCCGTGGCCGGCGGGCGCCCGTGTCGTGGTGGCCGACGAGGTCGACCTCGCGCCGTCCGGGCCCCTGGACACGCGTCCCGCACCGCCCGTCCCCGCCGACCGGCTCGCCCTGCTGATCTACACGTCGGGGTCCACCGCCGCGCCCAAGGCCGTGGCCTGCCCGCACGCCCCGGTCGCCTTCGCGGCCCGCGCGATCGCGGCCCGCCTCGGCTACGAGAGCGGCGACGTGGTCCTCACCGCCGTGCCGCTCTCCTTCGACTACGGCCTCTACCAGGCGCTGCTCTCCGCGCTCGCGGGCGCCGAGCTGCTGCTCTCCGACGCCGACGAGCACGCGAGGCTCCTGGGGTACGCCCGCGAGCACGGCGCCACCATCGTGCCGCTCGTCCCCTCGCTCGGCGAGATCCTCGTCAAGCTCACCGCGCGCGACCAACGCCCGACGAAGATCAGGATGTTCACCAATACCGGTGCCGCCCTGAACGCACCGCTCATCGCCACCCTGCGCGAACGCTTCCCGGGCGCCCGGATCGTCCCGATGTTCGGCACCACGGAGTGCAAGCGCATCACCATCCTCGAACCGGACGGCGACGTGGCCAAACCCGGCTCGGTCGGGCCCGCCCTGCCGGGCACCGAAGTCCTCGTGCTCGACGACGACGGCACGCCGCTCCCGCCGCACGAGACCGGCGAGATCGCCGCGCGCGGCCCGCATGTCATGGCCGGGTACTGGCGCGCTCCGGAACAGACCGCGCAGCGCTTCCGCGTGGCCGACGACGGCACGCTGACCCTGCACACCGGTGACTACGGCTGGCTCGACGCCGACGGGCATCTGTACTTCCAGGGGCGTCGGGACGATCTGTTCAAGCGGCGCGGCCTGCGGATGAGCGCCATCGAGATCGAGGCGGCCGCGCTCGACGTGGACGGCGTGGACGCGGCGGCACTTCTCGTGCCCGAGGACGACCGCGACATGGTGCTGTTCGTCGTGGGCGAGCTGACGGTGGAGCAGGTCATCGAGCGGCTCACCCAGCGCCTAGAGCAGGCCAAGGTGCCGGAACTCGTCCATGTGCTGCGGGAGTTGCCGCTGACCAACAACGGCAAGACCGATCGCAAGCAGCTCAAAGGCTATCTGCGGGAGGGTTCCCTTGACGGCCGATGA
- the ubiG gene encoding bifunctional 2-polyprenyl-6-hydroxyphenol methylase/3-demethylubiquinol 3-O-methyltransferase UbiG has protein sequence MTAPTDHRIDNDYYEEVGDGWWDPEGPLRALHEMNGARTGHFDRVLRSHFPGSPRDELRVVDLGCGGGLVSENLAARGYQVTGIDLSPGTIDAARRHAAATGVPVAYRVGSAYGTGLPDACAEAVVASDVLEHFHDVPAALAEIDRLLVPGGVLLFDTVNRTVRSYLLLILVAEKLLRIIQPGTHNWRMFIRPAELAVLLARHGLGLGELHGLGPARPIPALLPGLLRHRRLGDFTLTGDLSASYIGHATKTS, from the coding sequence ATGACCGCGCCCACCGATCACCGCATCGACAACGACTACTACGAAGAGGTCGGCGACGGCTGGTGGGACCCCGAGGGCCCGCTGCGCGCCCTCCACGAGATGAACGGCGCCCGCACCGGCCACTTCGACCGCGTCCTGCGCTCCCACTTCCCCGGCAGCCCGCGCGACGAGCTGCGCGTCGTCGACCTCGGCTGCGGCGGCGGCCTGGTGTCCGAGAACCTCGCCGCCCGTGGCTACCAGGTGACGGGCATCGATCTGTCACCCGGCACGATCGACGCCGCCCGGCGGCACGCGGCCGCCACGGGCGTCCCGGTGGCCTACCGGGTCGGTTCCGCCTACGGCACCGGCCTTCCTGATGCCTGCGCCGAGGCGGTCGTCGCCTCCGACGTCCTGGAGCACTTCCACGACGTACCGGCCGCCCTCGCCGAGATCGACCGGCTCCTCGTACCGGGCGGTGTGCTCCTCTTCGACACTGTCAACCGCACCGTACGCAGCTATCTGCTGCTCATCCTGGTCGCCGAGAAGCTGCTGCGGATCATCCAGCCCGGCACGCACAACTGGCGGATGTTCATCCGCCCCGCCGAGCTCGCCGTGCTCCTGGCCCGGCACGGGCTCGGACTCGGTGAACTGCACGGCCTGGGCCCCGCACGCCCGATTCCCGCACTCCTGCCAGGTCTGCTGCGCCACCGCAGGCTCGGCGACTTCACCCTCACCGGCGACCTCTCGGCCAGCTACATCGGCCACGCCACCAAGACCTCCTGA